The proteins below come from a single Salmo trutta unplaced genomic scaffold, fSalTru1.1, whole genome shotgun sequence genomic window:
- the LOC115183905 gene encoding uncharacterized protein LOC115183905, translating into MCLIYFRCFCFLVHLSSSSSLEILTNWNRKDNAEEILTNWNRKDNVEEILANWNRKDNTEEILINWNRKDNAEEILANWNRKDNVQEILINWNRKDNAEEILINWKRKDNVQEILINWNRKDNAEEILTNWNRKDNVQEILTNWNRKDNTEEILINWNRKDNVEEILANWNRKDNAEEILTNWNRKDNVQEILINWNRKDNTEEILINWNRKDNVEEILINWNRKDNVQEILTNWNRKDNVEEILINWKRKDNVEEILTNWNRKDNVEEILINWKRKDNTEEILTNWNRKDNVEEILINWNRKDNVEEILINWKRKDNAEEILEQKRRQMNVI; encoded by the coding sequence ATGTGTCTTATTTATTTCAGATGTTTTTGTTTCCTTGTTCATTTATCAAGCAGCAGTTCACTGGAGATTCTGACAAACTGGAATAGAAAGGACAATGCGGAGGAgattctgaccaactggaatagAAAGGACAATGTGGAGGAGATTCTGGCCAACTGGAATAGAAAGGACAATACGGAGGAGATTCTGATCAACTGGAATAGAAAGGACAATGCGGAGGAGATTCTGGCCAACTGGAATAGAAAGGACAATGTGCAGGAGATTCTGATCAACTGGAATAGAAAGGACAATGCGGAGGAGATTCTGATCAACTGGAAGAGAAAGGACAATGTGCAGGAGATTCTGATCAACTGGAATAGAAAGGACAATGCGGAGGAgattctgaccaactggaatagAAAGGACAATGTGCAGGAgattctgaccaactggaatagAAAGGACAATACGGAGGAGATTCTGATCAACTGGAATAGAAAAGACAATGTGGAGGAGATTCTGGCCAACTGGAATAGAAAGGACAATGCGGAGGAgattctgaccaactggaatagAAAGGACAATGTGCAGGAGATTCTGATCAACTGGAATAGAAAGGACAATACGGAGGAGATTCTGATCAACTGGAATAGAAAGGACAATGTGGAGGAGATTCTGATCAACTGGAATAGAAAGGACAATGTGCAGGAgattctgaccaactggaatagAAAGGACAATGTGGAGGAGATTCTGATCAACTGGAAGAGAAAGGACAATGTGGAGGAgattctgaccaactggaatagAAAGGACAATGTGGAGGAGATTCTGATCAACTGGAAGAGAAAGGACAATACGGAGGAgattctgaccaactggaatagAAAGGACAATGTGGAGGAGATTCTGATCAACTGGAATAGAAAGGACAATGTGGAGGAGATTCTGATCAACTGGAAGAGAAAGGACAATGCGGAAGAGATTTTGGAGCAAAAGAGAAGACAAATGAATGTCATCTGA
- the LOC115183899 gene encoding ADP-ribosylation factor-like protein 6 gives MGLFDKLAGWLGLKKKEVNVLCLGLDNSGKTTIINQLKPFNAQTQDIVPTIGFSIEKFKTSSLSFTVFDMSGQGRYRNLWEHYYKEGQAIIFVVDSGDKLRMVVAKEELDTLLNHPDIKHRRIPLLFFANKMDVRDALSSVKVSQLLCLEKIKDKPWHICASDAVKGEGLLEGVDWLQDQIKTMRT, from the exons ATGGGTCTGTTTGATAAACTAGCCGGCTGGCTGGGGTTGAAGAAGAAGGAAGTGAATGTTCTGTGTCTGGGATTGGACAACAGCGGCAAGACCACCATCATCAACCAACTCAAACCGTTCAAT GCCCAGACACAAGACATCGTCCCGACCATTGGCTTCAGCATAGAGAAGTTCAAGACATCAAG tctctccttcACAGTGTTCGACATGTCTGGCCAAGGGCGATACAGAAACCTCTGGGAACATTACTACAA ggaGGGTCAAGCCATCATCTTTGTGGTGGACAGTGGAGACAAGTTGAGGATGGTGGTCGCTAAAGAAGAACTGGATACGCTCCTCAatcacccag ACATAAAACACCGGCGAATCCCCTTGCTGTTCTTCGCCAACAAGATGGACGTGAGAGACGCCCTTTCTTCAGTCAAGGTCTCCCAGCTCCTCTGTCTGGAGAAAATCAAGGACAAGCCCTGGCACATCTG TGCCAGTGATGCTGTGAAAGGAGAGGGTTTACTCGAAGGCGTTGATTGGCTGCAAG ATCAAATCAAAACGATGAGAACGTGA